Proteins encoded in a region of the Watersipora subatra chromosome 5, tzWatSuba1.1, whole genome shotgun sequence genome:
- the LOC137396393 gene encoding uncharacterized protein produces the protein MAGAKLPTMGPKTRYSSVEKEILYNLGLFIMLMLFGKFCSFLWKFRLYRKSVKRHAVPKRARGIKAARSKVATNQQLIDTTRMPQHAHRVKSLKDFLATLSIGQHYAVRRIYLGYPLYHHILISDHTSKHVHVIHYNGEAGVFLKSGSKIFGHVIEESVEIDDSHYFDIPNNLFVIRDPRYPSDKNTINGILVRARERIGENRYGITYNNCEHFVRWALTGKPDCQQYYMSNMNEKVMGAMVDELPNIGARMSMKLCKELLYAITMGVESLVLQNSARLVQHTASASVSSILSTGAATLGWMSPVEAAFLTFRILDWKYHMSRGTMNTHDYNNAKDKAITGSVFSLVFATLGAMFGQVIIPLPAMGAVIGSFWGGFSGRIFGILLAGYGIALKEKFLFDVKYRRVRLSVYRNLNKTIDRCKGGLLTIPDRLTVSFTKKKMC, from the exons ATGGCAGGTGCCAAGCTACCTACCATGGGACCCAAAACACGCTACAGTTCTGTAGAAAAGGAAATACTCTACAATCTAGGATTGTTTATTATGCTCATGCTCTTTGGAAAGTTTTGTTCTTTTCTCTGGAAGTTTAG GCTCTACAGGAAGTCAGTAAAAAGACACGCCGTACCCAAGAGGGCTCGTGGGATCAAGGCAGCTCGGAGCAAGGTTGCCACCAATCAACAACTCATT GACACGACTAGGATGCCTCAACACGCACACCGGGTGAAATCTCTGAAGGACTTTTTGGCAACATTGTCTATCGGTCAACATTACGCTGTTCGGAGGATATACTTAGGCTATCCTTTGTATCATCATATTCTTATATCGG ATCACACAAGCAAGCATGTTCATGTCATACACTACAATGGAGAAGCTGGTGTATTCCTCAAAAGTGGCTCCAAAATATTTGGTCAT GTGATAGAAGAAAGTGTCGAAATCGACGATTCTCATTATTTTGACATTCCAAACAATCTCTTCGTGATACGCGACCCTCGGTATCCTAGCGACAAGAACACTATTAATGGCATACTTGTTAGAGCTAGAGAGAGGATAGGAGAAAACAGATATGGCATCACATACAATAACTGTGAACATTTCGTCAG GTGGGCGCTGACAGGTAAACCTGATTGTCAACAGTACTACATGTCCAATATGAATGAGAAGGTCATGGGTGCTATGGTAGATGAGCTTCCCAATATTGGCGCTAG AATGTCTATGAAACTATGCAAGGAGTTGCTCTATGCCATCACGATGGGTGTGGAGAGCTTAGTCTTACAGAACTCCGCGAGACTTGTACAGCACACTGCCTCGGCTAGTGTCTCCAGTATATTGAGTACTGGAGCAGCAACACTTG GTTGGATGTCACCGGTAGAGGCAGCATTTCTTACCTTCCGTATCTTAGACTGGAAATATCACATGTCTCGGGGTACCATGAATACTCATGACTACAACAATGCTAAG GATAAAGCCATAACAGGAAGTGTCTTCTCATTGGTCTTCGCTACACTCGGTGCCATGTTTGGTCAGGTGATCATACCTCTTCCCGCTATGGGTGCAGTGATTGGCTCCTTTTGGGGTGGATTCTCTGGCAGAATATTTGGTATCTTGCTAGCTGGATATGGCATTGCTCTTAAG GAGAAGTTTCTATTTGATGTCAAGTACAGGCGTGTGAGGCTATCTGTGTACAGGAACCTCAACAAGACTATAGACAGATGTAAGGGTGGCCTCCTTACCATCCCCGACCGACTCACTGTCAGCTTCACTAAGAAAAAAATGTGTTAG